A region from the Mucilaginibacter sp. CSA2-8R genome encodes:
- a CDS encoding ATP-binding cassette domain-containing protein, with product MALLEVKDATLRMQQHTLLHNLNITINQGEHWLITGSSGSGKTILLNVFAGLLKPVSGLVTTGIDQKHLGKGILLVTAKHHFKDTTNTSNLYYQQRYNSQDADQTVTVLQYLQSKTIETTGFWTVDRVINLLMLNKLADKSLIKLSNGETKRLRLASALLAHPAILLLDDPLAGLDYDTQQHFGSLLRKIISSGITIIMAGSGFEIPSVITHVAIMEQGTVTQTLPASQFTPPQQRNTSAASLNLLSELLKNNKTTSYSQMVNMENVNIRYGDVNVLTDVNWTVKPGDRWALFGHNGAGKSSLLSLINGDNPQAYANHIILFDRKRGSGESIWEIKRKIGFLSPEFYQYFPTDQSALQVVESGYYDTQGLFRPSQPAKAEKAMDWLKALQIEQYARHRLKNMPASAQRLCLLARALIKLPDLLILDEPCQGLDKQQRVHFNQLIDAIVEQTGLTLIYVTHYIHELPDSINKVITLQEGRIHSIQEK from the coding sequence ATGGCTTTATTAGAAGTAAAAGATGCTACACTCCGCATGCAGCAGCATACATTACTGCATAATCTCAATATTACTATTAACCAAGGCGAGCATTGGCTAATTACGGGCAGCAGCGGCTCGGGAAAAACCATTTTGCTCAATGTATTTGCCGGCTTACTTAAACCTGTAAGCGGCTTGGTAACTACCGGTATTGATCAAAAGCATCTTGGCAAGGGTATATTATTAGTAACGGCCAAACATCACTTTAAAGACACAACCAACACCAGCAACCTGTATTATCAGCAGCGTTACAACTCGCAGGATGCTGATCAAACCGTCACTGTGTTACAGTACCTGCAATCAAAAACAATAGAAACTACTGGGTTCTGGACGGTTGACCGGGTTATTAATTTATTGATGCTCAACAAACTCGCAGATAAATCACTCATTAAGTTATCCAATGGCGAAACTAAACGCTTAAGGTTAGCTTCGGCATTGCTGGCTCATCCTGCTATTTTATTGTTAGATGATCCGTTGGCTGGCCTGGATTACGATACTCAGCAACATTTCGGCAGCCTGTTGCGAAAGATTATTAGCAGCGGAATTACCATTATCATGGCGGGCAGCGGTTTCGAAATACCATCGGTTATTACTCATGTAGCCATAATGGAACAGGGCACCGTCACTCAAACACTACCAGCCAGCCAGTTTACACCACCGCAGCAACGCAACACTTCTGCAGCGTCACTAAACTTATTGTCTGAGTTATTAAAAAACAATAAAACAACTAGTTATAGTCAGATGGTTAACATGGAAAATGTTAACATAAGGTATGGTGACGTAAATGTATTAACCGATGTTAACTGGACGGTTAAGCCTGGCGACCGCTGGGCATTGTTTGGTCATAACGGCGCCGGTAAATCATCTTTGTTAAGTTTAATTAACGGCGACAACCCGCAGGCTTATGCTAACCACATTATATTATTTGATCGCAAACGAGGAAGCGGCGAGAGTATTTGGGAGATTAAACGTAAAATTGGATTTCTTTCTCCGGAGTTTTACCAGTACTTCCCGACAGACCAGTCGGCACTTCAGGTGGTTGAGTCTGGCTACTACGATACACAGGGATTGTTTAGACCAAGCCAGCCGGCAAAAGCAGAAAAAGCAATGGACTGGCTTAAAGCTTTGCAAATTGAGCAGTATGCCAGGCACAGATTAAAGAATATGCCTGCCAGTGCGCAAAGGCTTTGTTTGCTTGCCCGTGCACTTATTAAATTGCCCGACTTGTTGATTCTTGATGAACCATGCCAGGGCCTAGACAAACAACAGCGGGTACATTTTAACCAATTGATTGATGCTATTGTTGAACAAACCGGATTAACATTAATTTACGTAACGCACTACATCCACGAATTGCCGGACAGCATCAACAAAGTAATTACTTTGCAAGAGGGCCGCATTCACAGCATTCAGGAAAAGTAA
- the mqnC gene encoding cyclic dehypoxanthinyl futalosine synthase — MSTADLLQRALQFDFLSMEEGVYLYHNASTPELMYTANELRKIQVPHGKVTWQIDRNVNTTNVCIANCKFCNFFRRPGHADSYITDIETYKQKIEETFRYGGDQLLLQGGHHPDLGLAFYVDLFKQLKELYPTLKLHSLGPPEIAHVSKLEGMSHLDVLTALKEAGLDSLPGAGAEILNDRVRRLISKGKCGGQEWLDVMRAAHKIDLPTSATMMFGHVETIEERFEHLVWIREVQSEKPEGHYGFTAFIPWPFQDDGTLLRKVRGITNNVTGDEYLRMIALSRIMLPNVKNIQASWLTVGKQVAQLCLHAGANDFGSIMIEENVVSAAGAPHRFTAQGIQNSIREAGFEPQLRNQRYQWREMPEQLEEQVINY; from the coding sequence ATGAGTACTGCCGATCTACTGCAACGTGCACTTCAGTTTGATTTTTTGAGCATGGAAGAAGGCGTTTATTTATACCACAACGCTTCTACTCCCGAGCTGATGTATACCGCCAACGAACTTCGTAAAATACAGGTTCCGCATGGCAAGGTTACCTGGCAAATTGACCGCAACGTAAACACCACCAACGTTTGTATCGCTAATTGCAAGTTTTGTAACTTTTTCCGCCGGCCAGGGCATGCGGATAGTTATATCACCGACATTGAAACGTACAAGCAAAAGATAGAAGAAACTTTCCGTTACGGCGGAGATCAGCTTTTGCTGCAGGGTGGTCACCATCCCGATTTGGGTTTGGCTTTTTATGTCGACTTATTTAAGCAGTTAAAAGAACTTTATCCAACACTAAAACTGCACTCGCTTGGCCCGCCCGAAATTGCGCACGTGTCCAAATTAGAAGGTATGAGCCACCTTGATGTGCTAACTGCGTTGAAAGAAGCAGGCCTTGACTCGCTACCGGGTGCAGGCGCCGAGATACTGAACGACCGGGTACGCCGTTTAATATCCAAAGGCAAGTGCGGTGGCCAGGAGTGGTTGGATGTGATGCGAGCCGCGCATAAAATAGATCTGCCTACATCAGCAACGATGATGTTTGGTCACGTGGAAACCATTGAGGAACGATTTGAGCATTTAGTTTGGATTCGTGAGGTGCAATCAGAAAAACCGGAAGGACATTATGGTTTTACCGCATTTATCCCATGGCCATTTCAGGATGATGGAACGCTGCTAAGAAAAGTAAGAGGCATTACTAATAACGTTACCGGCGATGAATACCTGCGCATGATTGCCTTAAGCCGTATTATGCTGCCTAACGTGAAAAATATACAAGCCTCCTGGTTAACCGTTGGTAAACAGGTAGCACAGCTGTGTTTACATGCCGGTGCCAACGACTTTGGCTCCATTATGATTGAAGAAAACGTTGTATCAGCCGCGGGAGCACCTCACCGCTTTACTGCGCAAGGCATTCAAAATTCCATCCGGGAAGCCGGTTTTGAGCCCCAATTACGCAACCAGCGTTACCAGTGGCGCGAAATGCCAGAGCAACTGGAAGAGCAAGTAATTAACTATTAA
- a CDS encoding PA2169 family four-helix-bundle protein, which translates to MENTEQTVETLNDLIKIHNDRIQGYEKAIKDTPEGDAELKQLFTSFIGDSHKFKLALATEVQTYHKDIENTTSNSGGIHRTWLNVKAFFTGNSEKSVLEECEFGEDATQKAYKTALEEEHLPAYIKDILTEQNVTLRAAHDKVKALRDEERQKA; encoded by the coding sequence ATGGAAAATACAGAGCAAACCGTAGAAACGTTAAACGATTTGATCAAAATACATAATGACCGTATTCAAGGTTATGAAAAAGCGATCAAAGATACACCGGAAGGTGATGCTGAGTTAAAGCAACTGTTTACCAGCTTTATTGGCGACAGCCACAAGTTTAAACTGGCATTAGCTACAGAAGTACAGACCTACCATAAAGATATCGAAAATACTACCTCAAACAGTGGTGGCATACACCGTACCTGGTTAAACGTAAAAGCGTTTTTTACCGGCAACAGTGAAAAAAGTGTTTTAGAAGAGTGTGAGTTTGGCGAAGACGCTACTCAAAAAGCTTATAAAACAGCATTGGAGGAAGAGCACTTGCCGGCTTACATTAAAGATATACTTACTGAGCAAAATGTAACTTTACGTGCTGCTCATGACAAAGTGAAGGCTTTGCGCGACGAAGAGCGTCAAAAAGCATAA
- a CDS encoding alpha/beta hydrolase, with protein sequence MKNHFNFISSSSARQCLASLAVAAVFGVTACDSSNKNTTSSDSTSVDSSVTTTQTTDVANKGGNPDDVKPKGPKPAWGSDIKPQMQAVIEKLASYGDKPIPQLTAVQARKNHTPTDAVKDLMKEYNIPMPVMKVDTMGKEIPVNGGNVHIRVYTPQGATGPLPVIVYYHGGGFVIANIDVYDSSAKALSDQVGAVVVSVAYRLAPEHRFPVAHNDSFAAYQWVLNNAASIKGDPKKIAVVGESAGGNLATNVAIMARDKKIQAPLHVVSVYPIASADMFSASYNKYIEAKPLDKAMMMWFTKNYTNTMAEAKDPRLNLVAANLKGLPSFTIINAELDPLQSDGEMLESKLKAAGVTVDRKVYDGVTHEFFGMGALVPEAKEALSYAASQLKDAFNK encoded by the coding sequence ATGAAAAACCATTTTAATTTTATTAGCTCAAGCTCTGCAAGGCAGTGTTTAGCATCGTTAGCTGTTGCTGCCGTATTTGGGGTTACCGCGTGTGACTCATCAAACAAAAACACAACAAGTTCAGACAGTACATCTGTTGACAGTAGTGTAACCACCACCCAAACCACTGACGTAGCAAATAAAGGGGGCAACCCGGATGATGTAAAGCCCAAAGGTCCAAAACCAGCTTGGGGAAGTGATATTAAACCTCAAATGCAGGCCGTTATAGAAAAACTGGCCAGCTACGGAGATAAACCTATTCCGCAGCTTACTGCAGTGCAAGCCCGTAAAAATCATACACCGACTGACGCGGTCAAAGATTTGATGAAAGAATACAACATCCCGATGCCGGTGATGAAAGTAGATACCATGGGTAAAGAGATACCCGTAAACGGTGGTAATGTGCACATCAGGGTGTATACACCGCAGGGTGCAACAGGCCCGCTCCCGGTAATTGTGTACTATCATGGTGGCGGTTTTGTAATTGCTAACATTGATGTATACGATTCTTCGGCTAAAGCATTATCAGATCAGGTTGGTGCCGTTGTAGTATCTGTCGCTTACCGTTTAGCGCCAGAACATCGTTTCCCGGTTGCGCATAATGATTCGTTTGCTGCATACCAATGGGTATTAAACAACGCTGCGTCTATTAAAGGCGATCCGAAAAAGATTGCAGTAGTAGGTGAGAGCGCTGGTGGTAATTTGGCCACTAACGTAGCCATCATGGCCCGCGATAAAAAGATCCAGGCTCCACTGCATGTTGTTAGCGTTTATCCGATAGCAAGCGCGGATATGTTTAGCGCTTCATATAACAAATATATTGAGGCTAAACCTTTGGACAAAGCCATGATGATGTGGTTTACTAAAAATTATACCAACACCATGGCCGAAGCTAAAGATCCACGCTTAAATTTGGTAGCTGCCAACTTAAAAGGCTTGCCATCATTTACCATTATTAACGCTGAACTTGACCCATTACAAAGCGATGGCGAAATGCTGGAAAGCAAACTGAAGGCGGCCGGTGTAACGGTTGACCGTAAAGTATATGACGGCGTAACACATGAATTTTTTGGCATGGGAGCTTTGGTTCCTGAAGCTAAAGAAGCTTTAAGCTATGCTGCAAGCCAATTAAAAGACGCTTTTAATAAATAA